The proteins below come from a single Miscanthus floridulus cultivar M001 chromosome 1, ASM1932011v1, whole genome shotgun sequence genomic window:
- the LOC136502651 gene encoding uncharacterized protein gives MGLFGKSTSKQTAKLKSLVKLAVARLAVARRPRLGRRSIARSDVGQLLSIGHLDRALVRAEQVIEEDNMLEALDVIELYCKILIERAAQLEKPKECSEEIKEAAAGLMFASARCGELPELLDARAILADKFGRDFARAAKEGAPGVVDPTLVRKLSGERASLEQKRRLAKEIAAENDIFLEFPENPVEIHQDGSTTARIKSQRATREQTKNAPARIFVEESAVKTDRREGERNSVNGMVNPSLAQLSLDEKVLRESKKYPDARMAAEAAFASAKFAAMAARAAVELSRSESHGKGSRGGGYDKVPSVQTTAATEQGTAPPSWRPHKSPSPSPSPSWSNRSTATSVGSDAAHKGKEVVFDHSDEELEDEGAEDLVWPPSQRRPSYRRTASTVGTGVGPWHGDAGGTGAPGNNIPPHARPQHRRHATEFAAGNARAHALHDALAGGQLGQYVAPPYRTSTASTGRDSDAARDDGGAYESSSYVHPPYSRMVSALERSNEHIARHEEVRRMGTDARALQERVYGAAPGQGHGPLNQERRAISVRTRR, from the exons ATGGGCCTCTTCGGCAAGAGCACCTCCAAGCAGACCGCCAAGCTCAAGTCCCTGGTCAAGCTCGCCGTGGCGCGCCTCGCCGTCGCCCGCCGGCCGCGCCTCGGCCGCCGGTCCATCGCCCGCAGCGACGTCGGGCAGCTCCTCTCTATCGGCCATCTCGACCGTGCGCTCGTCCGC GCGGAGCAGGTGATCGAGGAGGACAACATGCTGGAGGCGCTGGACGTCATCGAGCTCTACTGCAAAATCCTCATCGAGCGGGCCGCGCAGCTGGAGAAACCCAA GGAATGCAGCGAGGAGAtcaaggaggcggcggcggggctgATGTTCGCGTCCGCGCGGTGCGGCGAGCTGCCGGAGCTGCTGGACGCGCGCGCCATCCTTGCGGACAAATTCGGCCGGGACTTCGCCAGGGCGGCCAAGGAGGGCGCCCCCGGCGTCGTCGACCCCACG ttggTGCGGAAGTTGTCCGGCGAGAGGGCGAGCTTGGAGCAGAAGAGGAGGTTGGCCAAGGAGATCGCCGCCGAGAACGACATCTTTCTGGAGTTCCCTGAGAACCCAGTAGAGATTCACCAAGATGGTAGCACGACCGCGCGGATCAAAAGTCAGAGAGCAACAAGAGAACAAACGAAAAATGCACCGGCCAGAATATTTGTCGAGGAGAGCGCGGTCAAGACGGATCGTCGTGAG GGGGAGCGGAACTCTGTTAATGGCATGGTGAACCCGAGCCTTGCTCAGCTGAGCCTGGATGAGAAGGTGCTGAGGGAATCCAAGAAGTACCCCGACGCCAGGATGGCGGCGGAGGCAGCCTTCGCGTCCGCGAAGTTCGCCGCGATGGCCGCCCGGGCTGCCGTCGAGCTGTCCCGGTCGGAGTCCCATGGGAAGGGATCGAGGGGCGGTGGCTACGACAAGGTGCCCTCCGTGCAGACCACGGCGGCAACGGAGCAAGGGACGGCGCCGCCATCATGGAGGCCGCACAagtccccgtcgccgtcgccgtcacccTCGTGGAGCAACAGGAGCACGGCGACCTCGGTTGGGTCGGACGCTGCGCACAAGGGGAAGGAGGTCGTGTTCGACCATAGCGACGAGGAACTGGAGGACGAAGGGGCGGAGGACCTTGTCTGGCCCCCGTCGCAGCGCCGGCCATCCTACCGGAGGACGGCCTCCACGGTGGGCACAGGCGTCGGCCCGTGGCACGGGGACGCCGGCGGCACAGGCGCGCCCGGGAACAACATCCCGCCCCACGCGCGCCCGCAGCACAGGCGTCACGCCACGGAGTTCGCCGCCGGCAACGCTCGTGCGCACGCCCTTCACGACGCCCTGGCGGGCGGCCAGCTCGGGCAGTACGTGGCCCCGCCGTACAGGACCTCGACGGCCAGCACGGGCAGAGACAGCGACGCTGCGCGGGACGACGGCGGCGCGTACGAGAGCTCGTCGTACGTGCACCCGCCGTACTCGAGGATGGTGTCGGCGCTGGAGCGCAGCAACGAGCACATCGCGCGGCACGAGGAGGTGCGCAGGATGGGCACGGACGCGCGGGCGCTCCAGGAGCGGGTGTACGGCGCGGCGCCAGGGCAGGGGCACGGCCCGCTGAACCAGGAGAGGAGGGCCATCTCGGTGCGCACGCGGAGATGA